The Pseudomonadota bacterium genome contains a region encoding:
- a CDS encoding PilZ domain-containing protein yields MSTEKTSDANRRQSVRVSDRALFACGKLLPDEYKEILDDYSRGILPRRHKGIADIEMFIGAQSALSRLREKDEDLADFLQHMDAKISQVLKNVTNMPSPLDELQLQEINISGAGIGFDTETSYALNDIVECSLVLLPNYSYIHCIGKVVSCEEMKKEDKAKKYRVALEFTLLIEEDRERIIQHSFKLQSVALRSRRLENY; encoded by the coding sequence ATGAGCACAGAGAAGACCAGTGACGCAAATCGCCGACAATCAGTCAGAGTTTCGGACCGGGCACTTTTTGCTTGCGGAAAACTCTTGCCTGATGAGTACAAGGAAATTCTGGATGACTACAGCCGCGGCATATTACCTCGAAGGCATAAGGGCATAGCCGATATCGAGATGTTTATCGGCGCGCAGAGCGCCTTGTCAAGACTCCGGGAAAAGGATGAAGACCTTGCGGATTTTTTGCAGCACATGGATGCCAAAATCAGCCAGGTCCTGAAAAATGTCACCAATATGCCCTCTCCCCTGGATGAACTCCAGCTTCAGGAAATCAATATCAGTGGGGCTGGGATAGGTTTCGATACTGAGACTTCCTATGCCCTGAATGATATTGTTGAATGTTCCCTTGTCCTGTTGCCGAATTACTCATACATCCACTGCATTGGGAAAGTTGTAAGCTGTGAAGAAATGAAAAAAGAAGACAAGGCCAAAAAATACAGGGTGGCTCTGGAGTTTACGCTTCTCATCGAAGAAGACCGGGAAAGGATTATCCAACACAGTTTTAAACTACAGAGTGTAGCGCTTCGAAGCAGACGACTTGAAAATTATTAG
- a CDS encoding OmpA family protein: MAEEEVKQKKQPAGAPVWMCTFADLMSLLMCFFILLLSFSEMDKQKFKQVAGSMEKAFGMQKEERAEDSLSGTDIISTEFRSIPMTVQLQIRDAIVDEMQGGLIEADYGPDGLILRVKGGVAFDSGKDLIRDQFSTILDKLGKVLVTHDVNISVSGHTDNVTLTKGADFSSNWGLSASRAVRVIEYWTEKYNFPPARLSATGYADGQPLESNDTAQGRARNRRVEFKIRPNQTNIAFDGLEIIE, translated from the coding sequence ATGGCTGAAGAAGAAGTTAAACAAAAGAAACAACCTGCCGGTGCTCCCGTGTGGATGTGCACGTTTGCGGATCTGATGTCCCTGCTGATGTGCTTTTTTATTCTTCTCCTTTCGTTTTCCGAGATGGACAAGCAGAAATTCAAGCAGGTGGCGGGTTCCATGGAAAAGGCTTTCGGCATGCAGAAAGAGGAGCGTGCCGAGGATTCCTTGAGTGGAACGGATATAATTTCCACGGAGTTCAGGTCTATTCCAATGACCGTCCAGCTTCAGATCAGAGATGCGATTGTCGATGAAATGCAAGGGGGGCTCATCGAAGCGGATTATGGTCCGGACGGCTTGATTCTTCGCGTCAAAGGTGGGGTGGCTTTTGATTCTGGAAAAGATCTGATTCGGGACCAGTTCAGCACTATCCTGGACAAGCTCGGCAAAGTCCTGGTTACCCATGATGTCAATATTTCAGTCAGCGGCCATACTGATAATGTAACGCTCACTAAAGGGGCTGATTTTTCATCCAACTGGGGTCTTTCCGCATCCCGCGCTGTGCGGGTGATTGAATACTGGACTGAAAAGTATAATTTTCCTCCGGCACGTTTGTCGGCAACCGGATATGCGGACGGGCAGCCACTTGAGTCTAATGATACGGCTCAGGGGAGAGCAAGAAACCGGCGGGTTGAATTTAAAATCCGCCCAAACCAAACCAATATTGCTTTTGACGGCCTGGAGATTATTGAGTAG
- a CDS encoding MotA/TolQ/ExbB proton channel family protein, with amino-acid sequence MDIATIIGLVSGSVILLSAIILGGSPLMFINIPSVLVVGGGTFATIFIRFSMKDVVNCMKVTMNAFFVRLSVPQEVIQEIVNLANIARKNGLIVLEQQPIEDKFLKKAIMYCVDGHEAEFIEEVLKKEVNLTVERHEIGQGVFKGMGDAAPAFGMIGTLVGLVQMLATMDDPASIGPSMAVALLTTLYGAVLANLIFLPLADKLVLRSKEEERNRKLIIEGVLGILKGLNPRVMEEFLETFLPPKDRGKAEK; translated from the coding sequence ATGGACATCGCAACAATAATAGGTCTGGTTTCTGGTTCTGTAATCCTCCTTTCCGCCATTATTCTGGGCGGATCTCCCCTGATGTTCATCAATATACCTTCGGTCCTGGTGGTCGGGGGTGGCACCTTTGCCACCATTTTTATCCGTTTCAGTATGAAGGATGTGGTCAACTGCATGAAGGTGACGATGAATGCTTTTTTTGTCAGGTTGAGCGTCCCTCAGGAAGTTATCCAGGAGATCGTCAATCTGGCGAATATTGCCCGTAAAAATGGCTTGATTGTTTTGGAGCAGCAACCCATTGAAGACAAGTTTTTGAAAAAAGCAATCATGTATTGTGTTGACGGACATGAAGCTGAATTCATCGAAGAAGTGCTTAAAAAGGAAGTCAATCTCACCGTGGAACGCCATGAGATCGGCCAGGGTGTGTTTAAGGGCATGGGGGATGCGGCGCCGGCATTCGGTATGATCGGCACCCTTGTCGGCCTGGTGCAGATGCTCGCAACCATGGATGATCCAGCATCCATCGGCCCCTCCATGGCGGTGGCGCTGCTTACGACACTGTACGGCGCAGTGCTTGCAAACCTGATCTTCCTGCCCCTTGCCGATAAGCTTGTACTGAGAAGTAAGGAAGAAGAAAGAAATAGAAAATTGATTATTGAAGGGGTTCTTGGAATTTTAAAAGGATTGAACCCACGAGTCATGGAAGAGTTCCTTGAGACTTTTCTGCCGCCCAAAGATAGAGGTAAGGCCGAAAAGTAG
- the panB gene encoding 3-methyl-2-oxobutanoate hydroxymethyltransferase encodes MNNKITIAEIRAMKKAGEKITMLTAYDSGFAGILDQCGLDMVLVGDSLGMVALGYDSTIPVTMEEMLHHARAVSRKVSRAVLVGDMPFLSYQTGIHDALINAGRFMKEAGCDAVKLEGGVEMCEIVAALVRAGIPVMGHIGLTPQTASQLGGYKVQGRDRESAIRMLADAKALDAAGVFAIVLECIPDKLAAALTGVVNVPTIGIGAGASCDGQVLVTHDLLGIFDKKIPSFVKRYANMAPLIKEAIASYHKEVKSGDFPDNDHSFQMQIDIESLLDDADKPDL; translated from the coding sequence ATGAATAACAAGATAACCATAGCAGAGATTAGGGCGATGAAGAAAGCCGGTGAGAAGATCACCATGCTTACCGCCTATGATTCAGGTTTTGCCGGGATCCTTGACCAGTGTGGCCTTGATATGGTTCTGGTTGGCGACTCCCTGGGCATGGTTGCTCTGGGGTATGATTCCACTATTCCGGTTACCATGGAAGAAATGTTGCACCACGCAAGGGCCGTTAGCAGGAAGGTGAGCCGCGCCGTTCTGGTTGGGGATATGCCGTTCTTGTCCTACCAGACCGGCATTCATGACGCGCTTATCAATGCCGGTCGTTTCATGAAGGAAGCCGGTTGTGACGCAGTAAAACTTGAGGGTGGCGTGGAAATGTGTGAAATCGTCGCCGCTCTGGTCAGGGCAGGGATTCCTGTAATGGGTCATATCGGCCTTACGCCGCAGACCGCAAGTCAGCTTGGCGGCTATAAGGTGCAGGGTCGGGACCGTGAATCCGCCATTCGCATGCTGGCCGATGCGAAAGCCCTTGATGCAGCAGGGGTGTTTGCCATTGTCCTTGAATGTATCCCGGATAAACTCGCAGCAGCGCTTACCGGGGTGGTCAATGTGCCGACGATCGGCATCGGCGCAGGAGCCTCCTGTGACGGGCAGGTGCTCGTCACCCATGACCTGCTGGGAATTTTTGATAAAAAGATTCCAAGCTTTGTGAAGCGATACGCAAATATGGCACCCCTCATCAAGGAGGCCATAGCAAGTTACCACAAAGAGGTCAAGTCCGGAGATTTTCCTGATAATGATCATAGTTTTCAAATGCAGATTGATATTGAAAGCTTGTTGGACGATGCGGATAAGCCCGACCTTTAA
- the ruvB gene encoding Holliday junction branch migration DNA helicase RuvB — translation MNYEERIVSTAVKREDLSADVDLRPKFLSHYVGQDQLKKNLDIAMMAAKGRGEALDHVLFHGFPGLGKTTLAYIIANEMQANIKVTSGPVIERAGDLAAILTSLQEGDVLFIDEIHRLNHVVEEILYPAMEDFQLDLIIGQGPGARSVKMDLPRFTLVGATTRTGLLTPPLRDRFGVILRLDFYTVSDLETIIKRSAKILGIPLDEAGAREIGSRSRGTPRIANRLLKRLRDYAQVKAEGKITAEVADAALNLLAVDKLGLDEMDRRILLTIIDKFDGGPIGIDTLATAVCEEKNTLEDVYEPFLIQNGFLSRTSRGRVATLAAYEHFGRTFRDRDTAVENNRRLF, via the coding sequence ATGAATTATGAAGAACGCATAGTCAGTACCGCGGTTAAGCGTGAAGATCTGTCCGCTGATGTTGATTTGCGGCCGAAATTTCTTTCCCATTATGTCGGCCAGGATCAACTTAAAAAGAATCTTGATATCGCGATGATGGCTGCCAAGGGGCGTGGCGAGGCCCTGGATCATGTATTGTTTCATGGTTTTCCTGGGCTGGGCAAAACCACTCTTGCATACATTATCGCCAATGAGATGCAGGCGAATATCAAGGTGACATCCGGCCCGGTTATTGAACGGGCCGGCGATCTGGCGGCAATACTCACCAGTCTCCAGGAAGGCGATGTACTGTTCATTGACGAAATTCACCGGCTTAATCACGTGGTTGAAGAAATACTTTATCCGGCAATGGAAGATTTTCAGCTGGATTTGATTATCGGCCAGGGTCCCGGAGCCCGTTCGGTGAAAATGGATCTTCCCCGCTTTACTCTGGTGGGCGCCACCACCAGAACAGGGTTGCTCACCCCGCCGTTGCGGGACCGTTTCGGAGTCATCCTCCGGCTTGATTTTTATACTGTTTCAGACCTTGAGACCATCATCAAGCGATCTGCAAAAATTCTCGGCATTCCTCTGGATGAAGCCGGCGCCAGGGAAATCGGCAGCAGGTCACGTGGTACACCGCGGATTGCCAACCGATTGCTCAAAAGGCTGCGAGACTATGCTCAGGTGAAGGCGGAAGGCAAGATTACCGCGGAGGTCGCTGACGCGGCCCTGAACCTGCTGGCAGTGGATAAGCTGGGACTCGATGAAATGGACCGCAGAATATTACTGACGATAATTGATAAATTCGACGGCGGTCCCATCGGCATTGATACTCTTGCCACCGCAGTCTGCGAAGAAAAGAACACCCTGGAAGATGTGTATGAGCCGTTTCTGATCCAGAACGGTTTTCTCAGCAGGACTTCTCGCGGCAGGGTGGCGACTCTTGCTGCTTATGAGCATTTCGGCAGAACCTTCAGGGACCGTGATACAGCTGTAGAGAATAACCGGAGGTTGTTTTAG
- the ruvA gene encoding Holliday junction branch migration protein RuvA — MIACLEGELFSKSPDKLIINVSGVGYEVFFPQTGFTRLPEIGEKIFLHIYTHVREDILALYGFIEAEEKQMFLLLVSVSGVGPKLALNILSGISPQDLSRAIVSENLHTLTKLPGVGKKTAERLCLELKDKVQFIPAFGQNLERNESRMDGGNQKIADVISALVNLGYTPLRAREALEIVRRKVKDDFQTMTLEELLRQALRSVG; from the coding sequence ATGATCGCCTGCCTTGAAGGGGAATTATTCAGTAAATCGCCGGACAAGCTGATCATTAATGTCAGCGGCGTCGGCTATGAAGTTTTTTTCCCGCAAACCGGATTTACCCGCCTGCCGGAAATCGGCGAAAAGATTTTTCTTCACATTTATACCCACGTCCGGGAAGATATTCTGGCGCTTTATGGGTTTATCGAAGCAGAGGAAAAACAGATGTTTCTCCTCCTGGTAAGTGTCTCAGGCGTCGGTCCGAAACTTGCCTTGAATATTCTTTCCGGTATTTCTCCTCAGGACCTGAGCCGGGCCATTGTTTCAGAAAATCTGCATACCCTGACCAAACTTCCCGGGGTCGGGAAAAAAACCGCGGAACGCCTTTGTCTGGAGTTGAAGGACAAGGTGCAGTTTATTCCGGCATTCGGGCAGAACCTGGAAAGAAATGAAAGCAGAATGGACGGCGGCAACCAGAAGATCGCAGATGTTATTTCCGCGCTGGTCAATCTTGGCTATACTCCGCTGAGAGCCCGTGAGGCTCTTGAGATTGTTCGGCGTAAGGTCAAGGATGACTTTCAAACCATGACCCTTGAGGAATTGTTGCGTCAGGCGTTGAGGTCGGTTGGATGA